From one Pseudomonadota bacterium genomic stretch:
- a CDS encoding AMP-binding protein: protein MSDIYTHIGEILARNARMYPDDVALIERIPAEKKRREVTWKQFDDKANQFSNVLAKKGVKKGDKIVHFMMNSIDWLAAYFGMVRTGAWVVPLNFRFTAEDVKYCCDVAEPTVIVFDEEFAGRIEAIKGQLPTVKSYICVGNPPSFAESFAKLVDAAPATPLNVEINSNDE from the coding sequence ATGTCAGATATATATACACACATCGGAGAAATCCTCGCTCGAAACGCACGAATGTATCCGGATGATGTAGCGCTTATTGAGCGAATTCCCGCAGAAAAGAAAAGGCGGGAAGTGACATGGAAGCAGTTTGATGACAAGGCAAACCAGTTTTCCAACGTTTTAGCCAAGAAAGGCGTGAAAAAGGGTGACAAGATTGTCCACTTTATGATGAACTCCATTGATTGGCTTGCTGCCTATTTTGGAATGGTCAGGACGGGCGCATGGGTGGTACCACTCAATTTCCGCTTTACCGCAGAGGATGTAAAATACTGTTGTGATGTGGCGGAGCCGACGGTTATTGTTTTCGATGAGGAGTTTGCGGGCAGGATTGAAGCGATAAAAGGTCAACTTCCTACAGTAAAGTCTTATATATGCGTGGGCAATCCACCATCATTTGCGGAATCATTTGCAAAACTTGTTGATGCAGCCCCTGCAACTCCGCTGAATGTTGAGATTAACTCCAATGACGAATG